A portion of the bacterium genome contains these proteins:
- a CDS encoding NAD(P)/FAD-dependent oxidoreductase yields the protein MINQEKPKTAIVLGAGPAGLAAALELVQKNYQVTVFERDEVVGGISRTTEYHGYRFDMGGHRFFTKNREVEAWWHAALKSDFQRTPRLSRIYYNRRFFKYPIAIKDALNNAGIGPSLLWFLSFLRYKIKPIRPEKSFADWVTNRFGKRLFETFFKSYTEKVWGIPTTELSAEWAVQRIKGLSLWDAVRNALIQSKDKETSLIEEFNYPKYGPGMMYEAVAAQVKAAGGTILTGHHVSGLRHQDGKVVGIEVTRDGVKTEYVADVVVSTIPLPDTLSLLFPGQPEVAVTARNMRFRDFISVNLILDQPEVFPDTWIYVHDPTVKLGRVQNFKNWSRWMTPTQEHTPIGCEYFCTAGDALWNTPDKELLELAATELKAIGLGGNAMIKDGCVCRVSNAYPMYTGPYKEAITHARTLLSGLSNLQVAGRGGMFRYNNMDHSILSGWLAARNLMGQDCSPWDANTESEYHEER from the coding sequence ATGATCAATCAAGAGAAACCAAAAACCGCCATTGTACTCGGGGCGGGACCGGCCGGATTAGCGGCGGCGCTGGAGTTGGTGCAGAAGAACTATCAGGTGACTGTATTTGAGCGGGATGAGGTGGTGGGGGGTATTTCCCGGACCACCGAGTATCATGGCTACCGCTTCGATATGGGCGGGCACCGTTTCTTCACCAAGAACCGGGAGGTGGAAGCCTGGTGGCATGCGGCATTGAAGTCGGATTTCCAGCGGACCCCCCGTTTGTCGCGAATCTACTATAACCGGCGGTTTTTCAAGTATCCGATTGCCATTAAGGATGCGCTTAATAATGCAGGGATAGGCCCCTCCCTCCTCTGGTTCCTCAGCTTCCTGCGGTACAAAATCAAACCAATCCGCCCTGAAAAAAGTTTTGCCGACTGGGTGACGAACCGGTTTGGCAAACGGCTGTTCGAAACCTTTTTCAAGTCCTATACCGAGAAAGTCTGGGGGATTCCCACCACCGAATTGTCGGCCGAGTGGGCGGTGCAACGCATCAAGGGACTATCCCTGTGGGATGCGGTTCGCAATGCCCTGATCCAGTCAAAAGACAAGGAAACGTCGCTGATTGAGGAGTTTAATTATCCCAAATATGGGCCGGGAATGATGTATGAGGCGGTGGCCGCGCAGGTTAAAGCGGCGGGCGGAACCATTCTGACCGGACATCACGTCTCGGGGTTGCGGCATCAGGATGGTAAAGTGGTGGGAATTGAAGTGACCCGGGATGGCGTCAAGACCGAGTACGTGGCCGATGTGGTCGTCTCCACCATTCCTTTGCCGGACACCCTGTCGCTGCTTTTTCCCGGCCAGCCGGAGGTGGCGGTGACGGCGCGGAATATGCGGTTCCGCGATTTCATCTCGGTTAATCTTATCCTGGATCAACCGGAGGTATTTCCTGATACCTGGATTTACGTCCATGATCCCACGGTCAAACTGGGCCGGGTTCAGAATTTCAAGAACTGGAGCCGCTGGATGACTCCCACGCAGGAACACACGCCGATCGGCTGTGAGTATTTCTGTACGGCGGGCGACGCACTCTGGAATACCCCTGATAAGGAGTTGTTGGAACTGGCGGCCACGGAACTCAAAGCCATCGGGCTGGGGGGCAATGCGATGATTAAAGATGGCTGTGTATGCCGGGTCAGCAATGCCTACCCGATGTACACGGGCCCGTATAAGGAAGCGATCACTCACGCCCGGACCCTGTTGTCGGGTCTCTCCAATTTGCAGGTGGCCGGCCGGGGCGGCATGTTCCGGTACAACAACATGGATCACTCCATTCTTTCCGGCTGGCTCGCGGCAAGGAACCTCATGGGGCAGGACTGCAGTCCCTGGGACGCCAACACCGAATCCGAATATCATGAGGAACGCTAA
- a CDS encoding phospholipid carrier-dependent glycosyltransferase has translation MSGKRARRSWMVAGLIVLLAGSAWVRERGIEWPLLHPDEYKITHWATWMEEHSQTENAAYPGGYFHLIKPILFLKSVCVGGASAWSEFQGHRLQAVQGDDGRTFFLRKINVVLAVLTVLLFYSLAWRVSGSAWAALAAAGLLAFSRLHVEHSHYAETDIAMLFTLTLALYLWVRVMETGKWFWFGMAAVATGLAIGTKYTNILLLLQAGAGGWVCWRMGERKTSSRAVQLLGFGLLLVVSGWCYTNRHVFEGMEFWRQLQRAGQATYAERSVNLGASVSDPYAVLRSNWSILVDNLADIHWGWLMFIGLGAGVSCLRKYRRYWPVTLLPIGVYLFYCLKVAPWIRGQECLAFFPYMGVCLAIGVKESWAWANQARYRVLALSTILLVLLVAGGDSLVRTLRFSSLCEVPEPRIQALRWLYCHAPLQGKVGIEAYTVPTCRLFDEGCDVPQIEWVTPERRAHLDMDYLLRNVSACGRGTVDPRTGALYPDFAKNLKEFKQSAHLLCEWGPREPNFAFVGHQMEWWDTRQGKADLAIRTPMFRPALIDHSPSVMVPLSESEVGSSPGLFVDTTPRSLIVSGSSTMRRPIYIVLQTKERAGDVVVNGMGDRQVIHMNPYDVNVVEVRRPWYWPRLSEYDEITLHVRSQPHVEYLPCYAQAVTDVRDVALLLYQKGYPDHALEWLRKSPTAAEEAWLWYACAVEQGQWALAGRYEPLARQALADFEKACGVLPEQLMLNGVSGAAYRDHARIRLPVIDTGRDGIQMKIPEWVLNVESVETDKLFFASLQLPVRLAPGRYTVQGGASVAPPFEITQPWVLNVGQMSRTGTVAVVIEPGLKSKWSYSFVVREEQELELTFSSSQRGGRLALSPMEIQWSGADLLWAERREVYRALIRHALHRGQAGEARRWLESARHSVPDEEGWLELEREKAAPEASVNQAGIVFYPWLKLVKAETSGATAELQFEVLKDPVPALQILVYRRKTAGPRKIHACPIGPNSVRQGSRITLTIPLVNPCSVSDLYVRVQADVEWGAAPLHVDGSQDGRVRLTHLP, from the coding sequence ATGTCTGGTAAACGGGCAAGACGAAGCTGGATGGTCGCGGGACTGATCGTGCTGTTGGCTGGGTCAGCCTGGGTCCGTGAGCGTGGGATTGAATGGCCGCTTCTCCATCCGGATGAGTATAAAATCACCCACTGGGCAACCTGGATGGAGGAGCATTCTCAGACGGAGAACGCCGCCTACCCCGGGGGGTATTTCCATCTTATCAAGCCCATCTTATTCCTAAAAAGCGTGTGTGTCGGGGGGGCTTCCGCGTGGTCCGAGTTCCAGGGACATCGACTCCAGGCGGTGCAGGGTGATGATGGCCGGACTTTTTTCCTGCGCAAGATCAACGTCGTTCTAGCGGTATTAACCGTGTTGCTTTTCTATAGCCTAGCGTGGCGCGTGTCAGGGAGCGCCTGGGCTGCGCTGGCGGCGGCTGGCCTCCTGGCATTTTCAAGACTTCATGTGGAACATTCCCATTATGCCGAAACGGATATTGCGATGTTATTCACCCTGACGCTTGCGCTTTATCTATGGGTACGGGTCATGGAGACGGGGAAGTGGTTCTGGTTCGGGATGGCGGCGGTGGCGACCGGCTTGGCGATTGGAACAAAATACACAAATATTTTACTGCTTTTGCAGGCGGGGGCCGGAGGGTGGGTCTGCTGGCGGATGGGGGAGAGAAAGACGAGTTCCCGAGCCGTCCAACTGTTGGGCTTTGGACTCCTGTTGGTGGTCAGCGGGTGGTGTTATACGAACCGGCATGTGTTTGAAGGGATGGAGTTCTGGCGGCAACTGCAACGGGCCGGACAGGCCACTTATGCCGAGCGGAGCGTTAATCTGGGTGCGTCCGTCTCGGATCCCTATGCCGTGCTTCGCTCCAACTGGAGTATTCTGGTGGATAATCTGGCCGATATCCACTGGGGCTGGCTGATGTTCATCGGGCTGGGGGCGGGGGTGTCGTGCCTCCGGAAGTATCGCCGATATTGGCCGGTCACGCTGCTCCCCATCGGGGTGTACCTTTTTTATTGTTTAAAAGTGGCCCCCTGGATCAGAGGGCAGGAATGTCTGGCCTTTTTCCCGTACATGGGGGTGTGCCTGGCCATTGGCGTAAAGGAAAGCTGGGCATGGGCGAATCAGGCTCGATACCGTGTGCTGGCATTATCGACTATCCTGCTGGTCTTGTTAGTGGCGGGTGGGGATAGTTTGGTGCGCACACTTCGCTTCTCCAGTTTATGCGAAGTGCCTGAACCACGAATCCAGGCGTTGCGATGGCTGTATTGTCATGCCCCGCTTCAGGGGAAAGTCGGCATAGAGGCTTATACCGTGCCCACCTGTCGCCTGTTTGATGAGGGCTGTGATGTTCCTCAGATCGAGTGGGTGACGCCGGAACGCCGGGCCCACCTCGACATGGACTACCTTTTGCGTAATGTGTCGGCCTGTGGCCGGGGAACGGTGGATCCGCGTACCGGAGCGTTGTATCCAGATTTTGCGAAAAATCTGAAGGAATTTAAACAGTCGGCGCATTTGCTGTGTGAGTGGGGCCCGCGTGAGCCTAACTTTGCGTTTGTGGGGCACCAGATGGAATGGTGGGATACCCGGCAGGGCAAGGCGGACCTCGCGATCCGCACTCCCATGTTCCGGCCGGCCTTGATCGATCATTCGCCCTCGGTGATGGTGCCGCTTAGTGAAAGTGAAGTGGGGAGTTCTCCCGGATTGTTCGTGGATACCACCCCGCGTTCGCTGATTGTAAGTGGATCCAGCACGATGCGACGGCCCATTTATATTGTTCTGCAAACGAAAGAACGGGCAGGGGATGTGGTTGTCAACGGCATGGGGGATCGACAGGTCATTCACATGAATCCCTATGATGTGAACGTGGTTGAAGTGCGGCGGCCCTGGTATTGGCCGCGCCTTTCTGAATATGATGAGATCACCCTTCACGTCCGCTCGCAGCCCCATGTCGAGTATCTGCCCTGTTATGCCCAGGCGGTAACCGACGTTCGTGATGTGGCGTTGTTGCTTTACCAGAAAGGGTATCCGGATCATGCGCTGGAGTGGTTGAGGAAAAGCCCGACGGCCGCTGAAGAGGCATGGCTGTGGTATGCCTGTGCGGTGGAACAGGGGCAGTGGGCGCTGGCCGGGCGCTACGAGCCTCTGGCGCGTCAGGCGTTGGCTGACTTTGAAAAAGCCTGCGGGGTTCTCCCTGAACAGCTGATGCTGAACGGGGTTAGCGGGGCCGCCTACCGTGATCATGCCCGGATCCGGCTACCGGTGATCGACACGGGGCGTGATGGAATTCAGATGAAGATTCCGGAATGGGTATTGAATGTTGAGTCGGTGGAAACGGATAAGCTGTTTTTTGCTTCGCTTCAACTGCCCGTCCGGTTGGCGCCCGGACGGTATACGGTGCAGGGTGGGGCGAGTGTGGCCCCGCCCTTTGAAATCACTCAGCCATGGGTTCTGAACGTGGGTCAGATGTCACGGACTGGCACAGTGGCCGTGGTGATTGAGCCCGGGCTGAAAAGCAAGTGGAGTTACTCGTTTGTAGTCCGGGAGGAGCAGGAACTGGAATTGACCTTTTCCTCCTCTCAGCGGGGCGGGCGATTGGCGCTATCGCCGATGGAGATCCAGTGGAGCGGGGCTGATTTATTATGGGCAGAACGGCGCGAGGTATACCGGGCGTTGATCCGGCATGCGCTGCATCGAGGACAGGCTGGGGAGGCCCGTCGATGGTTGGAGTCCGCGCGGCACTCAGTCCCTGACGAGGAGGGGTGGCTGGAGCTCGAGAGGGAAAAGGCCGCCCCGGAGGCAAGTGTCAATCAGGCAGGGATTGTATTTTATCCCTGGCTTAAACTGGTTAAGGCTGAAACCAGCGGCGCGACGGCGGAGTTACAGTTTGAAGTGTTGAAAGATCCTGTCCCGGCCCTCCAAATACTGGTGTATCGCAGAAAAACGGCAGGTCCCCGGAAAATCCATGCATGTCCGATTGGTCCCAACTCTGTCCGGCAGGGAAGCCGGATTACGCTCACGATCCCCTTGGTGAATCCCTGTTCCGTTTCGGATCTTTACGTGAGGGTGCAGGCGGATGTTGAATGGGGTGCGGCGCCGCTTCATGTGGATGGAAGTCAGGATGGGCGGGTGCGACTGACTCATTTGCCTTAG
- a CDS encoding polysaccharide deacetylase family protein, giving the protein MITRRYMAVFVAVMLILAGFCWLQAQRVRPVPVPILMYHRIGDEVDSPWWVTARDFETQLQSLREQGYVSVWPSDLVAHQRWGRPLPHKPIVLTFDDGYLDLMEQAEPLLKKYGYKGVSYLITGRVGDTAEARQKWEGTPLLIWPEVRAMYQRGTIRFGGHSRTHANLRALADPRQEIASCYRDLTRKGGVTPEGFCFPYGQYKGETLAGMSRSKFTTATTCADGIGEFKPGTAMYELPRVSVMGGWHRFKIQDHPGTNGVMNVDISKEGRDLDVTPKVVWGDGFFAWLPQIHITSLPLTVSYSSPDGREHPGSVLELWDNFRVIRHFRAPLPSMK; this is encoded by the coding sequence ATGATTACAAGGCGATATATGGCGGTTTTTGTGGCAGTGATGTTGATCCTTGCCGGTTTTTGCTGGTTGCAGGCACAACGTGTCCGCCCCGTTCCGGTGCCCATTTTAATGTATCACCGGATCGGGGATGAAGTGGATTCCCCCTGGTGGGTCACGGCGCGGGATTTTGAAACCCAATTACAGAGTTTACGCGAGCAGGGCTATGTGAGTGTCTGGCCATCCGATCTGGTGGCTCATCAACGCTGGGGCCGGCCCCTTCCCCATAAGCCCATTGTCCTGACCTTTGATGATGGGTACTTGGACCTCATGGAGCAGGCGGAACCCTTACTGAAAAAATACGGCTATAAGGGGGTATCCTATTTAATAACAGGACGGGTAGGCGACACGGCGGAGGCCCGTCAGAAATGGGAGGGGACGCCGCTGCTCATCTGGCCGGAAGTCCGGGCCATGTATCAACGGGGCACGATCCGGTTCGGGGGGCATAGCCGAACCCATGCCAATCTCCGGGCATTGGCTGATCCCCGGCAGGAGATCGCCTCCTGTTATCGGGATTTGACTCGAAAAGGCGGCGTTACCCCGGAGGGATTTTGTTTTCCGTATGGACAATATAAAGGTGAAACCCTGGCCGGAATGAGCCGGTCAAAATTCACGACTGCCACGACCTGCGCGGATGGGATCGGGGAGTTTAAGCCCGGGACAGCGATGTATGAGCTTCCCCGTGTTTCAGTGATGGGGGGCTGGCACCGTTTCAAGATTCAGGATCATCCCGGGACGAATGGGGTGATGAACGTGGATATTTCAAAAGAAGGGCGTGATTTGGATGTGACGCCTAAAGTCGTCTGGGGTGATGGCTTCTTTGCATGGTTGCCTCAGATACATATTACGTCTCTTCCGCTGACGGTTTCCTATTCCTCTCCTGATGGCAGGGAACATCCGGGTTCCGTCCTGGAATTGTGGGACAATTTTCGCGTGATCCGGCATTTTCGTGCCCCTTTGCCAAGCATGAAATAG
- a CDS encoding SGNH/GDSL hydrolase family protein, whose amino-acid sequence MNSLNSRFNSSATAVQAVIWIADVLFLVSLVLVWWLWWEVKTSVAIFNHVLELRWNDNRLLIPLAALVIHGVAAWRAEGLDRALRLGVFRYSITAKLVMLYVACMGTIMIADNLLKKTKVEFQVAPMVLVSKSQGVEHFHKSMLADPDLVWKFEPGSSVYGGKINSLGFRDREVSREKGPGVRRVICMGDSVTAQGQPCYAQYLNQMLTNAPPDGGKWEALSMGVYGYSSMQGLRSFDLLGKSLKPDVVIVSFGRNDHVWEVPDRTRLGARLSPSFRRMYMLLSHRTVGRLFLHVMDTRHQWTAVKPKAPQADSRELRLPPEDFRITMRQFVKEIRSCGATPILVAAARRRIPEDYVTKGCARTRDEFERQHDEYAQIVREVAQETGTVLVDLQKLMSGPECDGWFASDAIHLDFYESEGGLEPWSKEQPGLRFVARTMYEAISNLK is encoded by the coding sequence ATGAACTCCTTGAACTCACGCTTCAATTCATCCGCAACTGCGGTGCAGGCGGTGATCTGGATTGCTGACGTATTGTTTCTCGTCAGTCTGGTTCTGGTCTGGTGGCTCTGGTGGGAAGTCAAGACTTCGGTCGCGATATTCAACCACGTCTTGGAGCTTCGTTGGAATGACAATCGCCTGTTGATCCCTCTGGCGGCCCTGGTGATTCACGGGGTCGCCGCCTGGCGAGCTGAAGGGCTTGACCGTGCGCTGCGGCTGGGGGTGTTCCGCTATTCGATCACCGCCAAGTTGGTCATGCTCTATGTGGCCTGCATGGGCACGATCATGATTGCCGACAATCTCCTGAAAAAAACCAAGGTCGAGTTTCAGGTTGCCCCGATGGTCCTGGTGAGCAAGAGTCAGGGAGTGGAGCATTTTCACAAGTCCATGCTGGCCGACCCCGACCTGGTCTGGAAGTTCGAGCCGGGTTCCAGTGTATATGGGGGAAAGATCAACAGCCTCGGGTTCCGCGATCGGGAGGTCAGCCGCGAGAAGGGGCCGGGGGTGCGCCGGGTGATCTGTATGGGGGATTCCGTCACGGCCCAAGGTCAACCCTGCTATGCTCAATATCTGAATCAGATGCTGACGAATGCGCCACCGGACGGGGGTAAATGGGAAGCCTTGAGCATGGGGGTGTACGGGTACTCCTCGATGCAAGGCCTGAGATCATTTGACCTGTTGGGAAAGAGCTTAAAGCCGGATGTGGTGATTGTGAGTTTCGGGAGGAATGACCATGTATGGGAAGTTCCGGACCGGACACGGCTAGGGGCCCGGCTGTCACCTTCATTCCGCCGGATGTATATGCTTCTGTCTCATCGGACCGTGGGGCGCTTGTTCCTGCATGTCATGGATACCCGGCATCAATGGACCGCTGTAAAACCCAAAGCCCCTCAAGCGGATTCACGGGAACTCCGGTTGCCACCGGAGGATTTCCGGATCACCATGAGGCAATTTGTGAAGGAGATCCGGTCGTGCGGGGCCACGCCGATTCTGGTCGCCGCCGCCCGCCGGCGGATTCCTGAGGATTATGTCACCAAGGGCTGTGCCCGCACGAGAGATGAGTTTGAGCGCCAGCACGATGAATACGCCCAGATTGTGCGGGAGGTGGCCCAGGAAACCGGGACCGTTCTGGTGGATCTGCAGAAGTTGATGTCGGGGCCGGAATGTGACGGTTGGTTCGCCAGCGATGCCATCCATCTCGATTTCTATGAGTCTGAGGGGGGGCTTGAGCCATGGAGTAAAGAGCAGCCGGGGCTACGTTTTGTAGCGCGTACGATGTACGAGGCTATCAGCAACCTAAAGTAA
- a CDS encoding AraC family transcriptional regulator: protein MAKSLPEQISRSFFRYMPISERMREWGFAVTNAGQSVIVPGSDYPPTRHPAHHHFTWESGRVLNSPSFIYVTHGEGLFESASSRPVKVMAGQILVLFPGLWHRYKPDRQTGWHEYWVDFEGQQADHFFGLAGFEPRNPVVTVGLDETLILAFTQLTELARMEPFRMELLLSAEATRILCRITALMDARQLGTHQDAAAISHAKAALLEDSGSDIDLQQMARTAGMSYTSFRRLFKASTGFSPRHFQLEHQLHRAKAMLSHSTLPIGELAEALGFASVYYFSQFFKKKTGLAPLAFRKQAVAQRQTQCFNTNQSPLRS, encoded by the coding sequence ATGGCCAAGTCTCTACCGGAACAGATCAGTCGTTCGTTTTTTCGTTATATGCCCATTAGTGAACGCATGCGGGAATGGGGCTTCGCCGTCACCAACGCCGGACAGTCTGTCATTGTGCCGGGGAGCGATTACCCCCCGACCCGCCATCCTGCCCACCACCATTTCACCTGGGAATCGGGCCGCGTGCTGAACTCCCCTTCCTTCATTTATGTCACTCACGGTGAAGGGCTGTTCGAATCTGCCTCCAGCCGGCCGGTCAAGGTGATGGCAGGGCAGATCCTGGTTCTCTTTCCGGGCCTCTGGCACCGCTATAAGCCGGATCGGCAGACCGGCTGGCATGAGTATTGGGTAGATTTCGAAGGCCAGCAGGCAGACCATTTTTTTGGATTGGCGGGATTCGAGCCCCGGAACCCTGTGGTCACGGTTGGGTTGGATGAGACGCTGATTCTGGCGTTTACGCAGCTTACCGAACTGGCTCGCATGGAGCCGTTCAGGATGGAGCTACTGCTCAGCGCCGAGGCGACGCGCATCCTGTGTCGGATTACCGCCCTCATGGATGCCAGGCAATTGGGAACGCATCAGGATGCGGCCGCCATCTCCCACGCCAAAGCCGCGCTGCTGGAGGATTCAGGCTCTGATATCGATTTGCAACAGATGGCCAGAACTGCCGGCATGAGTTACACCTCCTTCCGGCGCCTGTTCAAGGCCAGCACCGGCTTTTCTCCCCGCCATTTCCAGCTGGAGCACCAGTTACACCGGGCTAAAGCCATGCTCAGCCACTCCACCCTGCCAATCGGGGAACTTGCCGAAGCGCTCGGGTTTGCCTCCGTCTATTATTTCTCGCAGTTTTTCAAGAAGAAGACCGGGCTGGCCCCGCTCGCCTTCCGGAAACAGGCGGTGGCGCAACGGCAGACTCAATGTTTCAACACAAACCAGTCGCCCTTGCGCTCGTAA
- a CDS encoding L-rhamnose isomerase — MNIKELEKMYGMAKARYAELGINTDKAIRQALSIPVSMHCWQADDVGGFEVKEGALNGGGIMATGNHPGRARSPAEARADYEKVLALVPGVMRLNIHACYAETSGKAVDRDALEPRHFANWMAWAKQQKLCLDFNPTFFAHPKANEGYTLSHRDPAIRAFWVRHAIACRKIAAAMARSQGAPCLVNHWIPDGSKDFPADRWTPRALLTESLDQAIANEKTVSKAQCIDYVESKLFGIGSEEYVVGSSEYYSGYALSRGVGLCMDMGHYHPTETIHDKVSSALQFHQRLLLHVSRPMRWDSDHVVLFGDDLQHLFQEIARGNAWDRVAVATDYFDASINRIAAYVIGLRATRKAILFALLEPSASLAKLERKGDNASRLGLMEELKTLPFGAVWDWLCLSKDVPVGTAWLEEVGQYERNVLALRS; from the coding sequence ATGAATATAAAAGAGCTTGAGAAGATGTATGGCATGGCGAAAGCCCGGTATGCGGAGTTGGGGATCAATACGGATAAGGCGATCCGGCAGGCCTTGAGTATCCCGGTATCCATGCATTGCTGGCAGGCCGATGATGTGGGCGGTTTCGAGGTGAAGGAAGGGGCCCTGAATGGCGGCGGCATTATGGCTACCGGTAATCATCCCGGTCGTGCCCGGTCACCGGCGGAAGCCCGTGCGGATTATGAAAAGGTGCTGGCACTGGTTCCCGGCGTGATGCGGTTGAATATTCATGCCTGTTATGCCGAAACCTCAGGCAAGGCGGTGGATCGCGATGCATTGGAGCCCCGTCATTTTGCCAACTGGATGGCCTGGGCCAAACAACAGAAGCTCTGTCTGGATTTCAATCCCACCTTTTTTGCGCATCCCAAGGCCAACGAGGGCTATACGCTGTCGCATCGTGATCCCGCCATCCGGGCCTTCTGGGTTCGCCACGCCATTGCCTGTCGCAAAATCGCCGCCGCCATGGCTCGCTCCCAGGGCGCCCCCTGTCTTGTCAACCACTGGATTCCCGATGGCTCCAAGGATTTTCCGGCCGACCGTTGGACCCCGCGGGCGTTACTGACCGAGTCACTGGACCAGGCGATTGCGAATGAGAAGACGGTCAGCAAGGCGCAATGCATCGATTACGTGGAGAGCAAACTGTTCGGGATTGGCAGTGAGGAGTACGTGGTGGGGTCCTCCGAGTACTATAGCGGCTACGCGTTGAGCCGCGGGGTGGGGCTGTGTATGGACATGGGGCATTATCACCCGACGGAAACCATTCACGATAAGGTGTCCAGTGCGCTCCAGTTCCATCAGCGGCTGTTGTTGCATGTCAGCCGGCCGATGCGCTGGGATAGTGACCATGTGGTGCTGTTCGGGGATGATCTGCAACATCTGTTCCAGGAAATTGCGCGCGGGAATGCCTGGGACCGGGTGGCGGTTGCCACGGATTATTTTGATGCCAGCATCAACCGCATTGCGGCCTATGTCATCGGTCTGCGCGCCACGCGTAAGGCGATTCTGTTTGCCCTGCTCGAGCCGTCAGCGAGCCTCGCGAAATTAGAACGCAAGGGGGATAACGCCAGTCGCCTGGGCTTGATGGAAGAACTGAAGACCCTGCCGTTTGGCGCCGTGTGGGATTGGCTCTGCCTGAGCAAGGATGTCCCCGTGGGCACGGCCTGGCTCGAAGAGGTCGGCCAGTATGAACGGAACGTGTTGGCCCTGCGGAGCTGA
- a CDS encoding L-fucose/L-arabinose isomerase family protein — protein sequence MKTKTHPSTAPRIGLFGIGLDTYWPQFDGLLEHLTGYQAEIAGKLRHLEVELVDAGMVDNPVKARAAAALLREKRVDLIFLYVSTYALSSTVLPVVQEAKVPVVVLNLQPVAQLDYDAFNALGDRGKMTGLWLEHCQSCSAPEIACVFNRSGIAYHMVTGYLKEEAAWGEIREWVAAARVATGMRENRVGVLGHYYGGMLDVYSDMTQQSARFGNHFEVLEMCELHALREAMSEDRVVEKVAEFHRVFEVSPDCGEAELRRAAKTSCALDALIETHQLGSMAYYYEGVDGNPYQDIVTSVIAGNTLLTGCHIPIAGECEVKNVQAMKILDLLGVGGSFSELYLADFKDDVIYLGHDGPAHFAIAEGGVGLVPLSVYHGKPGKGLSIQMTVKHGPVTLLSVVQGAAGKLSLLIAEGESVSGPVLQIGNTNSRYRFSIGAKAFMNEWSKAGPAHHCAIGVGHVAGTLSKLGAILGLDVVRVC from the coding sequence ATGAAAACGAAAACGCACCCCTCAACAGCGCCCCGGATCGGGCTTTTCGGGATTGGCCTGGATACCTACTGGCCACAGTTTGACGGACTGCTGGAACACCTGACGGGGTATCAGGCTGAAATCGCCGGGAAACTGCGGCACCTGGAGGTTGAGTTGGTGGATGCGGGCATGGTCGACAATCCGGTCAAGGCACGGGCCGCCGCTGCGTTGTTGCGCGAAAAACGCGTGGACCTGATCTTTCTCTACGTCTCGACCTATGCGTTGTCCTCCACGGTGCTGCCAGTGGTGCAGGAGGCCAAGGTCCCCGTGGTGGTGCTGAATCTGCAGCCGGTCGCTCAGTTGGACTACGATGCCTTCAATGCGCTGGGGGATCGCGGGAAAATGACTGGCCTCTGGTTGGAGCATTGCCAGTCCTGCAGTGCGCCTGAGATCGCCTGTGTGTTCAACCGCTCCGGGATTGCCTATCACATGGTTACCGGGTACTTGAAGGAAGAGGCCGCCTGGGGTGAAATCCGGGAATGGGTGGCAGCCGCCCGTGTGGCCACCGGGATGCGGGAGAACCGGGTGGGCGTGCTCGGCCATTATTATGGCGGCATGCTGGATGTATACAGTGATATGACCCAGCAATCGGCCAGGTTTGGCAACCACTTTGAAGTGCTGGAAATGTGCGAACTGCACGCCTTGCGCGAAGCGATGTCCGAGGACCGGGTGGTGGAGAAAGTCGCGGAATTCCACCGGGTCTTTGAGGTTTCACCGGACTGTGGTGAGGCTGAACTCCGCAGGGCCGCGAAAACCTCCTGTGCGCTCGATGCGTTGATTGAGACGCATCAGCTTGGCTCAATGGCCTATTATTACGAAGGCGTGGACGGTAATCCCTACCAGGATATTGTCACCTCCGTCATTGCCGGGAACACCCTGTTGACCGGGTGCCATATTCCCATCGCCGGAGAGTGTGAGGTCAAGAATGTTCAGGCCATGAAGATCCTGGACCTGCTGGGGGTGGGCGGGTCGTTCTCGGAACTTTATCTCGCCGATTTCAAGGACGACGTGATCTATCTCGGGCATGATGGACCCGCCCATTTCGCGATTGCGGAGGGGGGCGTGGGGTTGGTTCCTTTGTCAGTATACCATGGCAAGCCCGGGAAAGGGCTGTCGATTCAGATGACCGTCAAACATGGGCCGGTGACACTGCTTTCGGTTGTGCAGGGAGCGGCGGGGAAACTATCCCTGCTCATTGCCGAGGGGGAGAGTGTGTCGGGGCCGGTGCTCCAGATCGGGAATACCAATAGCCGCTATCGCTTCAGCATCGGCGCCAAGGCCTTCATGAACGAATGGTCCAAGGCCGGACCGGCCCACCACTGTGCCATCGGGGTGGGGCATGTGGCGGGGACGCTCTCTAAACTTGGTGCCATTCTGGGTCTGGATGTGGTCCGGGTTTGCTGA